In a single window of the Massilia oculi genome:
- a CDS encoding substrate-binding domain-containing protein — protein sequence MIRVEIRPDWIVRDASGEPTALPALLGLLLAVSELGSISKAATARGMSYRHAWGLLQQFSAQFGVELVHKVRGKGTVLSPLAEKLMWADRRIHARLTPTLDSLASELQQELARVLVGDAQVLRLTASHGFAVAALVTQLNEHGVTVDINYRGSSDAVAALARGECDLAGFHLPVGELEGAAAAKYRPWLDPERHALLHLAYRMQGLFVAKGNPKGVTSLAHLARHDLRFVNRQKGSGTRVLLELLLADLGVDPAVINRSGTAEFTHAAVAAYVASGMADVGFGVETAARRFDLDFIPVIRERYFLACDASALDTPLLRSAQAAMAGGAFREVLSALPGYDGALSGERLDLHFLFQE from the coding sequence ATGATCAGAGTGGAGATACGGCCGGACTGGATCGTGCGCGATGCCTCCGGCGAACCGACCGCGCTGCCGGCGCTGCTCGGCCTGCTGCTCGCGGTGAGCGAACTCGGTTCGATCAGCAAGGCCGCCACCGCGCGCGGCATGTCCTACCGCCATGCCTGGGGCCTGTTGCAGCAGTTCTCGGCGCAGTTCGGTGTCGAGCTGGTTCATAAAGTGCGCGGGAAGGGCACGGTGCTGTCGCCGCTCGCCGAAAAGCTGATGTGGGCCGACCGCCGCATCCACGCCCGCCTGACTCCCACGCTCGATAGTCTCGCCTCGGAACTGCAGCAGGAACTGGCGCGGGTCCTGGTCGGCGACGCCCAGGTGTTGCGCCTGACCGCCTCGCACGGGTTCGCGGTGGCGGCGCTGGTGACGCAGTTGAATGAGCACGGCGTCACGGTCGACATCAATTACCGGGGCAGCAGCGACGCGGTGGCGGCGCTGGCGCGCGGCGAGTGCGACCTGGCGGGTTTTCATTTGCCGGTCGGCGAACTGGAAGGGGCGGCGGCCGCCAAGTACCGGCCCTGGCTCGACCCCGAGCGCCACGCGCTGCTGCACCTGGCGTATCGCATGCAGGGGCTGTTCGTGGCCAAGGGCAATCCGAAGGGCGTGACAAGCCTGGCCCACCTGGCGCGCCACGATCTGCGCTTCGTCAACCGCCAGAAGGGCTCGGGCACGCGGGTGCTGCTCGAACTGCTGCTGGCCGACCTTGGCGTCGACCCGGCCGTGATCAACCGTTCCGGCACCGCCGAATTCACGCATGCCGCGGTGGCGGCCTATGTCGCGAGCGGCATGGCCGACGTCGGCTTCGGCGTCGAAACGGCGGCGCGCCGCTTCGATCTCGACTTCATCCCTGTCATACGCGAGCGGTACTTCCTGGCCTGCGATGCGAGCGCACTGGACACGCCGCTCCTGAGGTCGGCGCAGGCGGCGATGGCGGGCGGCGCTTTCCGCGAGGTGCTGTCGGCGCTGCCCGGCTACGATGGCGCCCTGAGCGGCGAACGGCTCGATCTGCACTTCCTGTTCCAGGAGTAG
- a CDS encoding formate dehydrogenase subunit gamma — protein MKQDSTDTRRVIGDILALHAHNGLLGQDLLLPVLHAIQDRLGFIPPDAVEGLAQSFNLSRAEVHGVITFYHYYKTTPPARCTVQVCRAEACQSMGGDALLSHVSQALGCALHAHTADGGFALEPVYCLGQCATAPAIMINDAVHARVTSARFDKLIAKVATKAEEVA, from the coding sequence ATGAAACAAGACAGCACCGACACGCGCCGCGTCATCGGCGACATCCTCGCACTTCATGCGCACAATGGCCTGCTCGGCCAGGACTTGCTGCTGCCGGTGCTGCACGCGATCCAGGACCGGCTCGGCTTCATCCCGCCCGATGCGGTCGAGGGACTCGCGCAAAGCTTCAACCTGTCGCGCGCCGAGGTCCATGGCGTGATCACCTTCTACCACTACTACAAGACCACGCCGCCGGCGCGCTGCACGGTGCAGGTCTGCCGCGCCGAGGCCTGCCAGAGCATGGGGGGCGACGCCCTGCTGTCGCACGTCAGTCAGGCGCTCGGTTGCGCGCTGCACGCGCATACCGCCGACGGCGGCTTCGCCCTGGAACCCGTCTACTGCCTGGGCCAGTGCGCCACCGCGCCGGCCATCATGATCAACGATGCCGTCCACGCCCGCGTGACGTCGGCGCGTTTCGACAAGCTGATCGCGAAAGTGGCCACCAAGGCCGAGGAGGTCGCATGA
- the lpxK gene encoding tetraacyldisaccharide 4'-kinase, which produces MASRLESTLTRAWLRRGPLALLLLPLALLFRLLAGLRRLLFCTGLKKAERLPVPVIVVGNIFIGGTGKTPLTIWLVESLRAAGLNPGVISRGHGGQEGAALEVTPQSDPRAVGDEPLLIAARAGCPVVVGRRRVEAGRKLLAAHPGVDVLIADDGLQHYALARDVEIVLFDGRGVGNGWLLPAGPLREPPSRRRDFTVVNSPAISPGLARAVGGQPWRMHLAGEFAEPLQGGQRVPLARLGDRRIVAAAGIGNPGRFFAMLRAAGLTVGELPLPDHHDFMDEPFDGVDADVILITEKDAVKCRQIDHLKNDPRLWVVPVTAQLDLRLAEQIVEKCRGRSLA; this is translated from the coding sequence ATGGCTTCCCGACTCGAATCGACCCTGACCCGCGCCTGGCTCCGGCGCGGGCCCCTGGCCTTGCTGCTCCTGCCGCTGGCGCTGCTGTTTCGCCTGCTGGCCGGCCTGCGCCGGCTGCTGTTTTGCACCGGCCTGAAAAAGGCCGAGCGCCTGCCGGTGCCGGTCATCGTGGTCGGCAATATCTTCATCGGCGGCACCGGCAAGACGCCGTTGACGATCTGGCTGGTTGAAAGCCTGCGCGCGGCGGGCCTCAATCCCGGCGTGATCTCGCGCGGCCATGGCGGCCAGGAAGGCGCGGCCCTGGAGGTCACCCCGCAGTCCGATCCGCGCGCGGTGGGCGACGAGCCGCTGCTGATCGCGGCCCGCGCCGGGTGCCCGGTCGTGGTCGGACGCCGCCGCGTGGAGGCGGGAAGAAAGCTGCTGGCGGCGCATCCCGGGGTCGACGTGCTGATCGCCGACGACGGCCTGCAGCACTACGCCCTGGCGCGCGACGTCGAGATCGTCCTGTTCGACGGTCGCGGCGTCGGCAACGGCTGGCTGCTGCCGGCCGGCCCCTTGCGCGAGCCGCCTTCGCGCCGGCGCGACTTCACGGTGGTAAACTCGCCCGCGATCTCCCCAGGCCTGGCGCGCGCGGTCGGTGGGCAGCCGTGGCGCATGCACCTGGCGGGAGAATTCGCCGAGCCGCTCCAGGGCGGCCAGCGGGTGCCGCTGGCCCGGCTGGGAGATCGACGCATCGTGGCCGCCGCCGGCATCGGCAATCCGGGACGCTTCTTCGCCATGCTGCGCGCGGCCGGCCTGACGGTCGGCGAGCTGCCCTTGCCCGACCATCACGACTTCATGGACGAGCCGTTTGACGGCGTCGATGCCGATGTCATCCTGATCACCGAGAAGGATGCAGTAAAATGTCGGCAAATTGATCATCTGAAGAACGATCCACGCCTGTGGGTCGTGCCGGTCACGGCGCAGCTCGACCTGCGCCTGGCCGAACAAATCGTGGAGAAATGTCGTGGACGCTCGCTTGCTTGA
- a CDS encoding Trm112 family protein, whose translation MDARLLDILVCPLCKGPLELDKKAQELTCRADRLAYPIRDGIPIMWADQARKIEPA comes from the coding sequence GTGGACGCTCGCTTGCTTGATATCCTGGTCTGCCCGTTGTGCAAGGGACCGCTTGAACTCGACAAAAAGGCGCAGGAGCTGACCTGCCGCGCCGACCGCCTGGCCTATCCGATCCGCGACGGCATCCCGATCATGTGGGCCGACCAGGCGCGCAAGATCGAACCCGCCTGA
- a CDS encoding ExbD/TolR family protein → MDFRRGRKREEPEINLIPFIDVLLVILIFLMVSTTYSKFTELQITLPTAEAEKQADKPFEINVTVDAKGNYTVNNTPVAFTSVASLAQDMKNAARTPGGQVVASPVIIVNADQFAMHQMVINVLEAARVAGYDKLTFAAQTGAAK, encoded by the coding sequence ATGGACTTTCGCCGCGGCCGCAAGCGCGAGGAACCGGAGATCAACCTGATCCCGTTCATCGACGTGCTGCTGGTGATCCTGATCTTCCTGATGGTCTCGACCACCTACAGCAAGTTCACCGAGCTGCAGATCACCCTGCCGACGGCCGAGGCCGAGAAGCAGGCGGACAAGCCCTTCGAGATCAATGTGACGGTCGATGCCAAGGGCAACTACACGGTCAACAATACGCCGGTGGCCTTTACCAGCGTGGCCAGCCTGGCCCAGGACATGAAAAACGCCGCGCGCACGCCCGGCGGCCAGGTGGTGGCCAGCCCGGTGATCATCGTCAACGCCGACCAGTTCGCGATGCACCAGATGGTGATCAACGTGCTGGAAGCGGCGCGCGTGGCCGGCTACGACAAGCTGACCTTCGCGGCCCAGACCGGCGCCGCCAAATAA
- a CDS encoding formate dehydrogenase beta subunit: MSVRIHVPADSAALALGADDVASAIRGEAARRGIAIDLVRNGTRGLLYLEPLVEVETPDGRIGFGNVDESDVAALFDAGFHDGQSTHRLSLGLVEQIPYLARQTRLTFARCGITDPLSLSDYEAHGGYRGLRQAVTMTGADIVAAVTASGLRGRGGAAFPTGIKWNTVLRAPGFQKYIVCNADEGDSGTFADRIVMESDPFVLIEGMTIAGLAVGATRGFIYVRSEYPHAIAALNHAIQTATCAGLLGANVAGSGRAFELEVRKGAGAYICGEETALLESIEGKRGVVRAKPPLPALAGLFGQPTVINNVLSLASVPVILDKGPQFYQDFGMGRSRGTLPVQLAGNIKNGGLIELAFGVTLREILYDYGGGSASGRPIKAVQVGGPLGAYLPASQWDTPLDYEAFAALWAVLGHGGIVVHDDSADMAKLARYAMEFCAVESCGKCTPCRIGSTRGVEVIDKIRAGAERPQQVILLRSLCDTMLNGSLCAMGGMTPYPVLSALNHFPQDFGQVAGDELAA, translated from the coding sequence ATGAGCGTGCGTATCCATGTTCCCGCCGATTCGGCCGCGCTGGCCCTGGGCGCCGACGATGTCGCCAGCGCGATCCGTGGCGAGGCCGCACGGCGCGGCATCGCCATCGACCTTGTGCGCAACGGCACGCGCGGCCTGCTGTACCTCGAACCGCTGGTCGAAGTCGAGACCCCGGACGGGCGCATCGGCTTCGGCAACGTCGACGAAAGCGACGTGGCCGCCCTGTTCGATGCCGGTTTCCACGACGGCCAATCCACGCACCGCCTGTCGCTCGGCCTGGTCGAGCAGATTCCCTACCTGGCCCGCCAGACCCGCCTGACCTTCGCCCGCTGCGGCATCACCGATCCGCTGTCCCTCAGCGACTACGAAGCCCACGGCGGCTACCGTGGCCTGCGCCAGGCCGTGACGATGACGGGCGCCGACATCGTCGCCGCCGTCACCGCCTCCGGCCTGCGCGGACGCGGCGGCGCCGCCTTCCCCACCGGGATCAAGTGGAACACGGTGCTGCGGGCGCCCGGCTTCCAGAAATACATCGTCTGCAATGCCGACGAAGGCGACTCCGGCACCTTCGCCGACCGCATCGTCATGGAAAGCGATCCCTTCGTCCTGATCGAGGGCATGACGATCGCCGGCCTCGCGGTCGGCGCCACCCGCGGCTTCATCTATGTGCGCAGCGAGTATCCGCATGCGATCGCCGCCCTGAATCACGCGATCCAGACGGCCACGTGCGCCGGCCTGCTCGGAGCGAACGTCGCCGGCAGCGGCCGCGCCTTCGAGCTGGAGGTGCGCAAGGGCGCCGGCGCCTACATCTGCGGCGAAGAAACCGCCCTGCTCGAGAGCATCGAGGGCAAGCGCGGCGTGGTGCGCGCCAAGCCGCCCCTGCCCGCGCTGGCCGGCCTGTTCGGCCAGCCGACCGTCATCAACAACGTGCTGTCGCTGGCCTCGGTGCCGGTCATCCTCGACAAGGGGCCGCAGTTCTACCAGGACTTCGGCATGGGCCGCTCGCGCGGCACCCTGCCGGTGCAACTGGCCGGCAATATCAAGAACGGCGGGCTGATCGAACTGGCGTTCGGCGTCACGCTGCGCGAGATCCTGTATGACTACGGCGGCGGCAGCGCCAGCGGCCGTCCGATCAAGGCGGTGCAGGTCGGTGGCCCGCTGGGCGCCTACCTGCCGGCCTCGCAGTGGGACACCCCGCTCGACTACGAGGCCTTCGCCGCCTTGTGGGCGGTGCTGGGCCATGGCGGCATCGTGGTCCACGACGACAGCGCCGACATGGCGAAGCTGGCGCGCTATGCGATGGAATTCTGCGCCGTCGAATCGTGCGGCAAGTGCACGCCCTGCCGCATCGGTTCCACCCGCGGCGTGGAGGTGATCGACAAGATCCGCGCCGGCGCCGAGCGTCCGCAACAGGTGATCCTGCTGCGCAGCCTGTGCGACACCATGCTCAACGGTTCGCTGTGCGCGATGGGCGGCATGACGCCTTACCCGGTGCTGTCGGCGCTAAACCACTTCCCGCAAGACTTCGGCCAGGTGGCCGGCGACGAATTGGCCGCCTGA
- the xseA gene encoding exodeoxyribonuclease VII large subunit, whose protein sequence is MQAPNDADPAFTAPAVLSVTALNQQVARLLERSFPLVWIGGEISNFTRAASGHWYFTLKDDAAQVRAVMFRSRAQMAGFIPREGDKVEVRALVTLYGARGDYQINVEAIRRAGVGQLYEAFLRLKEKLAAQGLFDADRKRALPLFARSIGIVTSPQAAALRDVLTALRRRAPHVRIVLYPAPVQGQFAADKIAEAIMTASRRAEVDVLLVCRGGGSIEDLWSFNEECVARAIDACAIPVISGVGHETDVTIADFAADVRAATPTAAAELAATPRADWLASLEGDALDLQRAMERRLHDAGQGLDNLSRRLLSPSAQIGHQRLKLLSLATAMTHAVKLPLNRHGLLLAQLQQRWSRHRPDMGSLRARLASDSRHLNASLRSQLKARREALNGLAAQLELLNPQRTLERGYAIVRDGKGQIVRDPAQIHARDTLTVRLANGSAEVGVAQVQSVLE, encoded by the coding sequence ATGCAAGCACCGAACGACGCCGATCCAGCCTTCACCGCCCCCGCCGTCCTGAGCGTCACCGCCCTGAACCAGCAAGTGGCGCGCCTGCTGGAGCGTTCGTTCCCGCTGGTGTGGATCGGCGGCGAGATCTCCAACTTCACCCGCGCCGCCTCCGGCCACTGGTATTTCACGCTGAAGGACGATGCGGCGCAGGTGCGCGCCGTGATGTTCCGCAGCCGCGCGCAGATGGCCGGCTTTATCCCGCGCGAAGGCGACAAGGTCGAGGTGCGCGCCCTGGTGACCCTGTACGGCGCGCGCGGCGACTACCAGATCAATGTCGAGGCGATCCGCCGCGCCGGCGTGGGCCAGCTCTACGAAGCGTTCCTGCGCCTGAAGGAAAAGCTGGCCGCGCAAGGCTTGTTCGACGCCGACCGCAAGCGCGCGCTGCCGCTGTTCGCGCGCAGCATCGGCATCGTCACCAGCCCGCAGGCGGCCGCCCTGCGCGACGTGCTGACCGCCCTGCGCCGGCGCGCCCCGCACGTGCGGATCGTGCTCTACCCTGCCCCGGTCCAGGGCCAGTTCGCGGCCGACAAGATCGCCGAAGCCATCATGACCGCCTCGCGCCGCGCGGAAGTGGACGTCCTGCTGGTCTGCCGCGGCGGCGGCTCGATCGAGGACTTGTGGAGCTTCAACGAGGAATGCGTGGCGCGCGCGATCGACGCCTGCGCGATTCCCGTGATCTCGGGCGTCGGCCACGAAACCGACGTCACCATCGCCGACTTCGCCGCCGACGTGCGCGCCGCCACGCCGACGGCAGCCGCCGAACTGGCCGCCACGCCGCGCGCCGACTGGCTCGCCTCGCTCGAAGGCGACGCCCTCGACCTGCAGCGCGCCATGGAACGCCGCCTGCACGACGCCGGCCAGGGCCTCGACAACCTGAGCCGCCGCTTGCTCAGCCCCTCGGCCCAGATCGGCCACCAGCGCCTCAAATTGCTGTCGCTGGCCACGGCCATGACGCATGCGGTCAAGCTGCCGCTGAACCGCCACGGCCTGCTGCTCGCGCAGCTGCAGCAGCGCTGGTCGCGCCACCGCCCCGACATGGGCTCCTTGCGCGCCCGGCTGGCGTCCGACAGCCGCCACCTGAACGCGAGCCTGCGCAGCCAGCTCAAGGCGCGGCGCGAGGCGCTCAATGGCCTCGCGGCCCAGCTCGAGCTGCTGAACCCGCAGCGCACGCTGGAGCGCGGCTATGCCATCGTGCGCGACGGCAAGGGCCAGATCGTGCGCGACCCGGCCCAGATCCACGCCCGCGACACGCTGACGGTGCGACTGGCGAATGGCAGCGCCGAGGTCGGCGTGGCCCAGGTCCAGAGCGTCCTCGAGTGA
- a CDS encoding superoxide dismutase, with amino-acid sequence MEHTLPPLPYAKDALQPHISAETLEYHHGKHHQTYVTNLNNMIKGTEFENLSLEEIIKKSTGGVFNNSAQVWNHTFFWNCLSPNGGGAPTGKALDAINAKWGSFDKFKEEFNKSALGNFGSGWTWLVQKADGSVDIVNTTGAGTPLTTADVPLLTADVWEHAYYIDYRNARAKFLEAFWNLANWEFVNKNFV; translated from the coding sequence ATGGAACACACCCTGCCGCCGCTGCCGTATGCCAAGGACGCCCTGCAACCGCACATCTCGGCCGAGACCCTGGAATACCACCACGGCAAGCACCACCAGACCTATGTGACCAACCTGAACAACATGATCAAGGGCACCGAGTTCGAGAACCTGTCCCTGGAAGAGATCATCAAGAAGTCGACCGGCGGCGTGTTCAACAACTCGGCCCAGGTCTGGAACCACACCTTCTTCTGGAACTGCCTGAGCCCGAACGGCGGCGGCGCGCCGACCGGCAAGGCGCTGGACGCGATCAACGCCAAGTGGGGTTCGTTCGACAAGTTCAAGGAAGAGTTCAACAAATCGGCACTGGGCAACTTCGGCTCGGGCTGGACCTGGCTGGTGCAAAAGGCCGACGGCAGCGTCGACATCGTCAACACCACCGGCGCCGGCACCCCGCTGACGACCGCCGACGTGCCGCTGCTGACCGCCGACGTCTGGGAACACGCCTACTACATCGACTACCGCAATGCGCGCGCCAAGTTCCTGGAAGCGTTCTGGAACCTCGCCAACTGGGAATTCGTGAACAAGAATTTCGTCTGA